CCGGCGGCCTCCTCGACGTCCGCCACGACATGGACGCGCTCGCGCGCTTCCCGGGCTCCTACTGGCGCGACCTCTTCGACTCCCGCGTCGGCCGCACCACCTGGCCCTACGGCTCCGGCGTCTGGTCCAAGAAGGAGTTCGTGCTCCCGGAGATCGACTCCGACCACATCGTCTCTCTCTTCGAGGGCAACAGCAACCTTTTCTGGGCCGAGCGTCTCGGCCGCGAGCACCTCGGCGGGATGAACGATCTCTGGGTCAAGCAGTGCGGCATCTCGCACACTGGCTCATTCAAGGACCTCGGCATGACGGCGCTCGTCAGCCAGGTCAACCGCCTCCGCCGGGCTCCGCTCTCGCGCCCCATCAACGGCGTCGGGTGCGCGTCCACTGGCGACACCTCCGCCGCGCTCTCGGCCTACTGTGCCGCTGCGGGCATCCCCGCCATCGTGTTCCTCCCCGCCGACCGCATCTCGCTGCAGCAGCTCATCCAGCCCATCGCCAACGGCGCCACGGTGCTCTCGCTTGACACGGATTTCGACGGATGCATGCGGCTTATCAGGGAGGTGACAGCTGAGCTGCCCATATACCTCGCAAACTCACTCAACTCGCTTCGGCTGGAGGGGCAGAAGACTGCAGCCATCGAGATATTGCAACAGTTCAATTGGCAGGTGCCGGACTGGGTCATCATCCCAGGAGGCAATCTGGGGAACATTTATGCTTTCTACAAGGGATTTGAGATGTGCCGTGTTCTTGGGCTAGTTGATCGCGTTCCACGTCTTGTATGTGCACAGGCCGCCAACGCAAATCCACTGTACCGGTACTACAAGTCTGGGTGGACTGATTTCCAGTCACTTGTTGCTGGAACTACATTTGCATCTGCCATACAGATCGGTGATCCAGTATCTATTGACCGTGCGGTTGTTGCGCTGAAGGCAACTGATGGCATTGTCGAGGAAGCTACAGAGGAGGAACTCATGGATGCCACGGCGCTTGCTGACCTCACTGGGATGTTTGCTTGCCCACATACTGGGGTTGCACTTGCTGCTCTGTTCAAGCTCCGTGACCAGGGTATAATTGGCACTAACGACCGCACGGTGGTTGTTAGTACAGCACACGGGCTAAAGTTCACACAATCAAAGATCGACTACCATGATAAGAACATCAAGGACATGTTGTGCCAGTATGCCAATCCACCGATCAGTGTGAAGCCTGACTTTGGGTCTGTCATGGATGTTCTCCAGAAGAAGCTCAATGGTAAGGTCTGAGCTTACCTTTAATTAACCTCAAGAGTTCCATCTTGTTTATCGTCACAGTGGCTGTACTTTGGCATCTTAATCAACTGCACTTGGTGACCATGGTATGGCGATATCATCTTTATTTTCCAGTACTAGGTTCTTGAGGCTCTTCTAACTATAGGCAAAAGTGGATAGAGCTTTCCTTGTACTTTATCTGTATCATGTAATATCAATAATAAGGTATGATGTTATGGTTGAATAATTGTTTGGTGTAGCCCGTGCATGCTTGCCTGTTTCCTGTTCTGTGTGTGTTGTTCACTTTTGGTTGCCGATGACGTAAGTTGCCTCTGTTGCAACGATTGACCTAACAAGATGTATTACACATGTTGGGTTATTGCATTATTGGTGTTACTTTTGGTTGTCCATGACATAAGTTATCCCTGTTGGAAGGATTAGCCCAACATGACATAAGGGTTTGCCTCTTGTGGTTATTGTTAATTTTCATTAGTTGCAAGAGAATTCTTGGCCTAGACATAGTTTTTGTTCCAGTGGCAGCAAGTTGTTTAGGTAACACTGCAGCAGCTTAAGTATCTACGGGGACAGTGTGGACTGTCAGAACTACAGAATAGTGTCAGTGTTCGATAGCCAGTCAGATAAACTGAGATCCTAGTGTGCTCTACCTGTCACTTTTTGACAAGCGATTGTCCCAGCACTACCTGTTGTGTATGATCTCATGTAGCTGCTTGCTTTAGGCTTTCCATTTGTAGAATATATGCCCGGTGCGTATAGGTTGTGCATTATAGGAGCCAATGAGTGATCTCTCTTTTTTCTCCGTTTTAGTTGGGACAGGTCAAATAACCAACTTTTGAGTGATTGTGATGATGTGAATATGAAAGGGCCCTGTGGGCTTTTTGTTACACCAGATTGATGATAGTGAATGGAGTTACCCACTCTATGTTTGGCTGGATAACTTTTATTCGTGTATCCCTGCAACTGCCCAGCCCGGTGCATAGATTTTCTACATACACTCTATTGATTTTCAGTGTGCTCCGGTTGGAATCAATTTCCCATCGGAATCATTAGCCCCGAATCCTACCTTCTTCATCAGGGATATCTAAGCTGTACTGACAGTCGTAACCTTGTTTCATCTCTTATCACCGCTAGTTTTGCCTGTCTTAATCAGAACCTGGGAACTTTTAGACGTACTACCTGCTTGTTCCTCAACGCAGTCATAGACAAAGTCTGGTAGTATGAAGTTTGATGTCCTGATAAAGGTTTCAACTGCTACATGTTTTAAACGTCACAAAAGAATTCTGGTGTGTGCACAAACTTTTGGCGTGCGTGTAGCAGAGTAAATTTGCCTTAGTTATAAACGTGAGAAATAGCTGAAGATCTGTTGGAGTTGAAACCCCTTTTGCTCAAGCCAACAGTAGAGGGTTAACCGTTTCTACAGTACATTTGATTTGTCGGCTAAAGTTTTATAAGGGAGTGCGGGTAGATTTGGCAACAATGCATGCCTGGTCCGTGCTTCCAGCACCTGATTCCAACAAAATATTGCTATGCTACTGTATTATGCAACACGCTAGCCATGGATGTCATTGATTTTCTTCAATATTATGTCACATAGACAAAAAACAAGCAATAGTATATTATGTCACTCCTGTCATGGATGAAGTCATCTTGAAGAAAATCAAGTTGTTTTTTGAGGTTTGCcgactttttttgttttgttttttggacTAAAAATAAAACTATTGCTTGAGTGATTTGTGGTGTTGGTTTTATCTCGTTTCTTTTGGCGGAAGATGGTTGTTTGTACCTCGTAAGGGTGCATCGACTATTTGGGCCGAAGCCCATTAGATCATCTATGTCCAACTTGCTGGTAGTTCTTCTGTGGCTTCTGGATGGCTTTTCAGCtatattctactccctccattcacaaatataagatgtttaacTTTTTTTTTTTCTGAAgcagatgtatatagacacgttttGGTGTGTTTGTTCTCTTATTTTAGTCCATGTGTAGTCCATACTGAAATATAAACATCTTATATTTACGAACGGACTGAATAAAATTAAAGGGAGAAAACTCAGCAGAAGTTCTGCCGGACAAGTCGCAACTCGGAAAAACTGGCCCCAAGGATTGCTATACCTATATTTTTTTAAGCCACGACATAAATTTCTCTCTATAAAAAAAATATAACAATCCAAAAGTCCAATTGCTAAAACTCCAGAATGCTAGCAGGAGTAGTCGTCGTGTCAGGAACCTGACCTTGGGCAACGTCAgtgactttagtcccacctcggatatgggaggaggctAGGAGCTCCTTATAAGGGAGAGTGCCACACTCCCTTCAGGCCGGTCTTTTGGGATGTTGTGGGCTTTCTGCTTATAGTGGAGTGTCCGATGCGCACCGAAACGTTCGAGCATATGCCGATGGACCGGGAGCTGGGCCTGGGttgctaacaagtggtatcagagctgggCCCCACGCCACCCTAAGGGGGGCTTCCCTAGGGGGTGGGGTGTCAGGAACCTGACCTTGGGCAACGTCAgtgactttagtcccacctcggatatgggaggaggctAGGAGCTCCTTATAAGGGAGAGTGCCACACTCCCTTCAGGCCGGTCTTTTGGGATGTTGTGGGCTTTCTGCTTATAGTGGAGTGTCCGATGCGGACCGGAAACGTCCGAGCATATGCCGATGGACCGGGAGCTGGGCCTGGGTTGCTAACACGTCGATCGTTTTTTTTGATGAATCTCGCCACTTTATTGATTCAAAATAATGTTCATCGGTACATGGTCCGAATCATGGGGCATGCCCAACCAAAGATGACGACCTAAATGTAAATTACATGCATACTTGACGATGTATGAGCTTTAAAATTAAAGTTCCTACGTTCAAATACGAAACTGCACATTTTTTTGAGATAATCCTGTGAAGCTTTTATTCAACAATGTTTACAGAGACGAAATTGCACAAATGAAAATTGTTCTTGCGCTCTATGGGCATTTCCGCGTCATACCCGTCACCATACTCGGCCATATGGGCGTCCGGCCCGGCCCGACATGGCCAGCCATAAAAAAGGCGTGGCACGGCATGACCCATGTTATGTATGACCTTTAAAAAGAGAGGAAAGTATCGTTTTCCCCCTCAAATCCTGTCTGATGGATCAGTTTCCCCCCAAAGTCTAAAACTGGTTCAATCAGGCCCTAAACTCTCCAAAACCGGATCAATTCTCCCCCATGGTGGTTTTGGACCAGATTTCGGGTGGTTTTG
The Triticum dicoccoides isolate Atlit2015 ecotype Zavitan chromosome 3A, WEW_v2.0, whole genome shotgun sequence genome window above contains:
- the LOC119268748 gene encoding threonine synthase, chloroplastic-like, giving the protein MATPAATTSSLSLLFTHHHSSTPQRFDRSHLRLPPRAAPRRTRCATEGASASTATKHRRPAEENIREEAARLRGPATTFSAWYEPFPPASDGDPNERYSLDEVVYRSTSGGLLDVRHDMDALARFPGSYWRDLFDSRVGRTTWPYGSGVWSKKEFVLPEIDSDHIVSLFEGNSNLFWAERLGREHLGGMNDLWVKQCGISHTGSFKDLGMTALVSQVNRLRRAPLSRPINGVGCASTGDTSAALSAYCAAAGIPAIVFLPADRISLQQLIQPIANGATVLSLDTDFDGCMRLIREVTAELPIYLANSLNSLRLEGQKTAAIEILQQFNWQVPDWVIIPGGNLGNIYAFYKGFEMCRVLGLVDRVPRLVCAQAANANPLYRYYKSGWTDFQSLVAGTTFASAIQIGDPVSIDRAVVALKATDGIVEEATEEELMDATALADLTGMFACPHTGVALAALFKLRDQGIIGTNDRTVVVSTAHGLKFTQSKIDYHDKNIKDMLCQYANPPISVKPDFGSVMDVLQKKLNGKV